caaacacacacatacaaatgtatactgaaaaaaataaaaactgtaacacTAGAGAAAACATTGTAGCAAACTTCGCTAAACTATAGCTTAGCGTCCTAAGAGAGGCCGAGCGGCGTGCAGAACTGCCGTGTCTGCAGGCGGCCCAAAAGATTCCTCATCCGCGAACCTGTCTAATCCCCCGTTTCACTACGTGCTGTGGTGATTTCACCACTTCACGCCTGTCGATCGTGAAAGTGTTCGATGCTACATTCGCAGCAGCTGTGTATATgtctatatgcatatatatttttttgtacaAACACTGGACAGCATCAGGTGACAGTTGGTGCCCGTGAAGTTGCAACGTTTTGTACCAacacacccccaaccccagagcAGCACCCAGGGGTATGTGAGAGATCCTTAGCAGAAAAGCAGGCGGCCCTGAAGAGGGTCTTTGGGTGAGAAACCAGGGAACCGGTGAGGAGAGCACAATGATCAGCCCCCGAAGCCGTAGAGGGTGCGGCCCTGGCGCTTGAGTGCGTAGACCACGTCCATGGCCGTGACCGTCTTGCGCTTGGCGTGCTCCGTGTAGGTGACGGCGTCGCGGATCACGTTCTCCAGGAACACCTTGAGCACTCCGCGGGTCTCCTCGTAGATGAGGCCGGAGATGCGCTTGACGCCGCCGCGCCGGGCCAGCCGCCGGATGGCGGGCTTGGTGATGCCCTGGATGTTGTCGCGCAGCACCTTGCGGTGGCGCTTGGCGCCCCCCTTGCCCAGGCCCTTCCCGCCCTTGCCACGACCAGGCACAGTAAGTAGTCTCTGGGAATTACAATCAAAGGACTGTATAGGACTTCATACCAGCCCGCAGCAGTCCCTTTTGTAACAACTGGGCAGAATTCTGTGAAAACTTAAAACACAAGAAAAGTCGGAGTCCTCGCCCCGTTTGTTTCTAAGGCCTGAAGTAGACACGGGATAGGGTGACTTActgatatttggaaaataagaacCTCTAAACACAAGTTTTAGACATGTAAACAAAGAAATGACTTTCTtcgtatatatgtacatgtgtttcACGATTTatcttttccatatatatttttggatCATTGCCACACTGGAGTTTAATCAAGCCCAAACCTCAAGAAGCAAAGGAATTCGTAAATATACCGTGGAGGAGCAGGCCAGGCTTCAGGTTTGGGAACAGTGAGTGACAGCTTTCAAACTGTAACATTGAACCTGTTGATTTACCTGAGTTTTGGTAGCCTTGCCGTAAGAATGTACAGCAGCAGTTGGTGAGTTATTATAAAGCAAATGACTGGCATCTAGTTTGTGAAAAATAAGTTTGTATTGCCcaggaattctatttttaaaaacaaagtattttggAAGGATT
This genomic interval from Neovison vison isolate M4711 chromosome 1, ASM_NN_V1, whole genome shotgun sequence contains the following:
- the LOC122909164 gene encoding histone H4-like, with amino-acid sequence MVNSFVLEIGTSSLGSAEFSEVAAAAQRLLTVPGRGKGGKGLGKGGAKRHRKVLRDNIQGITKPAIRRLARRGGVKRISGLIYEETRGVLKVFLENVIRDAVTYTEHAKRKTVTAMDVVYALKRQGRTLYGFGG